Part of the Nicotiana sylvestris chromosome 2, ASM39365v2, whole genome shotgun sequence genome, TTGgcattttaatattttataagtaGTGAATTTTATTTGTTTCCTAAGTAGCACCCTCCCAAAGGGGCCGCTACAGTATCTCTTCTTTTGAGCTTTCTGTCAGGGACCTGGCTCTTCTTAGCCCCATTATCAGTGTTGCTTTTGTAATGATCTTACTTATGAAGAGGACAATCTTTAATGAAGTGTCCAGGCCTTCTGCACTTATGACAACAATCATTGCCTTTGAAATTCCTGCTGGAACTTCCTTTCTTTGGGATCCCACCATTTCTATGAATCAACTTTTGAAATCTTCGAGTGAGATACATTATCTCAGATTCATCACTACTTGAGTCTTGGGCAACtttgagaaccaggtccttctCCTTCTTGGGCTCTCTTTTTTCAAGACTTTTCTTTCTCTTCATCTCATAGGTTTTGAGATTTCCAATGAGTTCATCAATGGTCAGATTCTGCAGATCTTTGGCTTCGGTAATAGCATTCACTTTATTTTTTTAGGAACCTAGTAAAACATTGGGTATTTTCTGGACCAGCTTGTTTCTTGGGATGACTTCTCCCAGAGAGTGAAGCTCATTGATAATGGAGGTGAAATGTGTGTGCATATCCTAAATAGACTGATCATCCTTCATCTTGAAAAGCTCATACTCAGTAGTAAGCATATCAATTTTGAACTGCTTAACCTGAGTAGTTCCCTTATGGGCAGTTTGAAGAGCTTCTCAGATCTCCTTAGCAGACTGACAAGTTAAGATGCAGTTGTATTCATCTGGTCTGATGCCACAAACAAGAATCTTCTTTGCCCTGAAattcttctcaatagcctttctATCAGCATCGTTgtactcttttcttatttttggGATTGTTACTGTTCCCTCACCAACAGTTTACAAAAGGTCCATCACAGATTACATCCCACAACTTTGAGTTCTCAGCCATGATGAAGTCATGCATTCTTGTTTTCCACCAACCATAGTATTGGTCGTTGAATCTTGGTGGTCTGTACATTGGTTGTCCTTCCTCGAAGTTTGGTGAAGCATCCatgaggatcctttctaggtgttaaccttctagaaagaacctgctctgataccaattgatgtaaACTAGGAGTCCACTAAACGGTATatagaaccaggttctctatcagtTCCGACAGTAAGCAACAAACTGTAAAACCAAACAGTATAGGGAACCGGGTTCTCTATCTGTTACCATAATAAATAGGTAGTAAATAAAGAACACGCGATATTTATGTGAAAAACTCCTTGCTCAAGGGATTAAAAATCACAACCTACCCTAGTAGGATTTCAACTCCACGAAATCGAACAGACttcagattacaacctattgcaatctaggaattaaactttTAATCTCTCACCCCTTACAATAACTCTATTGTAAGCTTTTTGCAATAATTCTATTACAAAGCAACAAcccttgactaactctagtcaagaaACTAAACCAAATAGTGGCTTAAATATGTCCTACAAAGACACTTCTTGAAAGTAGTGCAGGATTACAAATGAAGAACCAAATAACAAAGAcacaacaaacctaaggacttaagatatcttcaatctttgaatctggtccttgaggttgcaacagctttgttcttgagagaggtgaTGGCTAGCACTTAAGAGAATATTATTTTTGGATTTGCAAGTGTTAGAGAAATGAAATCCCATGTCTCATGTTAATAATATGTGTGTCAGGGGCGGAGTTACGTACTAAATTTAGGTGCTTCAGCACCCATTAAACTTTACACAACATATGTATAGTTATATAAGAAATTTGAGGCATAtgatataaaaggaaaagaaagaaccTACCAACCAAAAAATTAAGTAGTTACTACACATCAAGAAAAATTAAGCACCCACGAACATAAAATTCTGGATCTGCTACTGATGTGTGTGTGAGGTTATCAAGGATGATCCAATAAAGTGTCCTTTAGTTTGGACTTAGCAAGCCACAAATTTGCTGATGTATTGCTGCCAGACGGTACATTGCAACAACTTTTACAGCTGTAGATCTGATTGCGCGACGACCAGGGGAACTGATCCCTATCTGTTCCCTCTGCTGTTCCCTTATATGATTTCATTGAGAATTGAACCAGACATCTGACTAGTTACTCTGAACGCAATGGACTTTATTatatcaggttccttatctgatTATCTCATGAAAtttgtcaaatcatcaaaacaaaatacgCATAACTCATAAAAAATTATTAAGATTGTGCTCATTTAGAAATTCATGTGAAGGTACCTCTAATTTTACCACTATTTTATCCACTATCGTCGGCTCACTGCAGAAACGTTAGCACCGGTTTTCATTGCACATCCATAATCATCAGTCACCACCCCCAATGACGTCTGTTTCTAGTCACCATTGCCAACCACCACCAACCTTGATATGCAATCTTTACCACAGCGTTGACCACACAGCCGCTACCACCTCTAACGTCAGTTGCCACTCTTATCGTCCTTTTTAAATTTCAAGATTCACTTAGTTGTGACTTGTaaattttgttttatttagtCAAAATTATGGGATTGGATCTAcgaaaaatagtaaaagaaataTTAGGCTGGGGGAGTAATTAGAGCTACGTGATACCACAATTTATCATTCGTTCACTACTAGTACTATGCAAACCTATGCTTAACGAGGGGACAAAATGGAGATAATTGTTAAACCTAATTATTTGAAATTGAACCCATTAGGAGAGCAGAAATCAATATAGCTTGCAAAGAACGCGTTTCATATCCCGTGCCAAAGAATATTAGTATTTGTTACGTAGCATAGAGAATGGATCGTCAAATGCTGATCAAGCATGTGACCGCCTAGGACGCAAATTGACACACGACCTGCTCAAATCTCAATATATGCATTGGAAAAAATATGAAGGTTACCATAGACAAACATAAGTAAATAAACAATCATAAAATTCTTTTTCTAGGCAAAAGAGAGACGTGATATTGTTTTTGCACATGTATTACTGTCTATAGTCACCTTGCTAAAGTAGTCTTTTCCCATTATCTATAAAAGTATTGCTAACCAATTTTTTTCCGAAAAACTAACAACATTCAAATTTTATGGCAAAAACATTTAAGCGAGTAACCAATGGTGGTATATCTTTCATCCTTAATGGTTCAAGTAGAAGTGTTCTTTATTGGATAGTGTTTAACCTCCAATATGAAACTTTTTGGTACCAATCCAATTTAATGGAACTTCAATAAGTATAATGAGTCAAAAATTATGTCGTAGTCAAAAATTATGTTGACTCTCCAAAACAATAATTGTCGAACATAAGAGTTGTTCAAATGATGTTCTTTTTATTCTACCAACTATTATGTGTTCTTTTAATACCTGTGATCGCGTTTGAAAATTAATGGGTGGGACAAAGTGGGAAAAGAGGGAGAATATACTTTTGCCTTCCAAAGATCACATTTATAGAGTCATAGTAACTCATAATTAACCAAATTCCCAAATTGCAGAAACTTGTCACAGATTATTATGGGATTCTCCGTTTAGTCTGATTCGGCTGCTTTATATGGGCCCCACAGGATGTGACACTTGATTATATTTTAGGTACAAATTCGCCAAACTGTTGTAAATGTAATGAAAGCCTGAAGAAGGCAGTGAGTGAGAAGGAAGATCGAATCTGTTCCTCTTCTCGGTTCttgcagttgaacaaagtgaacaagatcaacaacaacaagaatgGGGTCAATAGCGAAAAAGGGTCTGCAACAGTACTTGCTACAGCTTCAGCAACACCCTTTACGAACAAAGGTAGCACCTTTTTCCTCATCTCTTGACcaatctttttcttttccttcagtTTTTCTCTTTGATTTGTGTAGTGGGTTTGGGCTATTTTGAGTTTTTAGCTTAATTGATGATGTGGGTCTTCTTTAATTTCCTGTAAAGTTTCTATCTTGGTAAAAAGATCACACCTTTTTTTCCCTGTACTTTCTTGATGTTTTTGCTAAATTTGCTTAAGTTTAGCAGTATTGGTACTGGGATATTCTTTGATTGATTGAATCTTTGGAAATACGTATGATGGCAGGCAATAACTGCGGGAGTGTTGTCAGCGATTAGTGATATAGTGGCTCAGAAGATCACTGGCATTCAGAAACTTCAAGTCAGACGTCTTCTCCTCAAAGTGGTACGATTCCTCTTGCTTCCCTTTGCATAGGTTTATACTTTTACTACAAAATAATATATGGAGGTCATTTTTGCAAATTGTTATGCACTCCCATGGTTGCATTTTATCTATCTGAGCTCGGGTACGTTGACTTTGATAATCTGATGAAGCTTTAGCATTTTTGCACTCCCATGGTTGCATTTATGTATTGGTTTCTGTTTCTTTTGATAAAAGATCAGCTTGGTTCTATAACATTACCTTAGACACTAGtctctttcatttcttttttgatgATGGTGGTGATCGGCCTGTTTACGCACACGAACTAATATTCTGGGCAGCCTGATATAACCCATAAGTACTTGTATTGAGTAAACCTGCCTGTCAAGGTTAGAGCAGACACACTGAGAGTTGTAGCTTGGAATATAGAACTTCATTGCCGCAATCACTCAGCCATAACCTTAAGCCCTAGTCTCTTTATACTATGCCAACTGTATATCAATTTTAGCATCCGAGTGCATCAGGTACAGGAAGTTAACGCTAAGTGAACCAATTCGTTGTTAGCATGCTGTTTGGCTTAGATTGGAAGTGGTAAATTTACATGTCAACTGTCACTCAGGGTAACGTGATCAGCTTTTCTCAATTTTTTCTAAAAATGGCAGAATTATTGGCTGAAAAGAGTGCATATTTCAGCAGAATTGATCTTAAAATGtagggtaaggttgcgtacaatagacccttgtgatcCGGTCCTTCCCCGGATCGcgcacatagcgggagcttagtgcaccgggctgtccttttttttttttttttttaattttttttaatcttgAATGCACTCTAGTTTACATTGGCACAGATGACATTATTGTCTCTTGAATCTTTATGTTAGGATCCCAGTGATCCGCTCTCGTTTGGATAAATACTTCAGATGTGCCCATCTAGTGGTTGGACGGATAACTTGATTTCAGATTCTAGTTCTTCTTCTAGACGAAATTTTTTACAACTTACGGGAAAAAGTGTTTTGGTTATGAGCCGCAAAGGATGTTACAGATATTCTATTTTTTTGCCCCTACTGCACAAAGGCTTCTGCACTTGAGTCTTAGAGCTGTAGCCTTTGTTGAGGAGATGAGGGGTTATTTCTGGTTAATCTTATTATTTCCGCTTCGAGATCGTCAAATCCTAAAACAGGAGTGGAATCTTACAAGTAGAACTATACGTGGAATATGATTACTTGATACGCCACTATTCTAGGAAAGTTGGAAATCAGAGAAGGAAATGTTTCAAATAATTGACGACTAGTATGGAATATGCTTGAGATCACTTAAATATCTTGAGTTGCTTTAAAGAATTGTGATTGATGTCTGAGAAACTGAAAACAGGGCAAGTAGTTACCAGTATGCATATATAGAAAACTTTCTCTTCTTGGCTAACTTTAGTTGCAATGCGCGAGTGGAGCAATCATGGACATAGATGATTCATACAGCCGACCTCAACTAGTTTGAGATTTAGGCGGAGTAGTTATTGGTGTAGGTGTAGTTGCAATTCTGTGTCTAATTCTCTTCAATTTCGGGGTTGTTTCAGACATGACACATCCAAATCATTTTTCATTTAGTATCATATTCTTCTGCTTGCGCGTATGGGATGTCATCATCTGCTTTAGCTGTAACTGCATGCAGCTTTTTGGCGTTGTCTATCTTGGACCATTTGGGCATTTTCTTCACTTAGTACTGGACAAAATTTTCAAGGGGAAACGAGACAAGAGTACAGTTGCCAAAAAGGTATGCTAAACCCTTTCTTCTTTGATGATTAGGATACGCATCAGGAAACAGGATATTCTATCTTGTAAGCAGAAGTTACACATTTATCTTGTAATTTATGGATCTGATCTACCTCCTTTTTGGTCTTCAACGTGAATCTATACTAATAAAACTGCTTAACTCTATGCTCACGACCTGGTAAATTGCTACATTGCTCTGCTTGAAAGTCTACTTGTTTACTGTTTTGCCAAATAATGTTAACAGAAGAGAAATAAGTGAATAAACAATGCTGATAAATATACAAGAATGTGAACTTGCATTTTAAATTGTTTCAGGTGTTGCTGGAACAAGTTACATCGTCACCCTGGAATAACTTACTTTTCATGGTTTACTATGGATTAGTTGTTGAAAGTGAGTTTCTATATCGAGTTGCCACTGCCTTTCAACTTTGCAACTCATAAACTATTACTTGGTATACCATCATGTTCTACAACTAAATGTCCAATAAGTAGAGAAAAATGGCCTTGCAGTCAAATTAGGATTTGATATTTATGGAGTCAAAGGGCATGCAAATAGACATAATCTTCAAGTTAAAGAGTTATAATTGCAAAGAAGCTTGTAGTATTAGAGGAAGAGCTCTTGAACCCTCTGAAATAGGACTTAAGAGGTTTTAACACTCATCCTGTAGTAAAATGAGGAAATATATCTTTTTACCTTCCATCCTATCCTAGAAACAATCGAAGACAGGTGATGAATGTTCCATTAAAGGAAAGTAAACCATGAGTTTCTCGCTTCCTTGCAATTCCTTCTCCTTCATGGAGCCATATGTCGCATAAGTTTTTGAAAGATCTGCGGAAATGGATCATATAACAGTCTGGCTCATTTAAGTTTGCTGACCTTCCATTAGTTAGAGATATGATTATGTACACACGGAATAAAGGTTTTGGCTGAACATTATCTTGTATTATCACAGGAAGACCCTGGATCCAGGTGAAATCTAATATCAAGAGGGAATATCCAAAAGTGCAATATACAGCTTGGGCGGTTTGTCAAATTCGCCCTCTCCCAAGTCCAATTTGTTTCTCTAATCCTGTTCTTTAGTGAATGATGACTGTAGGTATTATTCATGTATGTGCAGTTTTGGCCAGTTGTTGGGTGGGTAAATCACCTGTATGTTCCACTGCAATTCAGAGTGATCTTTCACAGTATTATCGCATGTTGCTGGTATGCACCATTTCCCTGCTTGTTGCTGTTTAGGCTACAATCAAGTATGTTCCGATCTTTATAATTTCAATCACAGTATTATTAATGCTCTCTGTTTTTTAATCAATTTTCAGGGGAATATTTTTGAATCTACGTGCAAGGTCGATGGTTTTAAAAAAGGCTTGAAATCCTCAGAGTTGATATATGAACATGGCAACAAAGATATTGAAAGTTGCTCGGGATGCTTATTTTGTTCTGATCttcaccttttttcttttctgttcttaAAATCAAGACATCTTAATTAAACAAAATGGCATGTTTGTGACAGAGCAAGTGCATACTCAGAATGTTTCTCACATGGCAATGTGAAAAGTTGTCAAATCGTGGCAAAAGTTTATTACTTTCTTTTTTCTCCTAATtctatctttttgatgttctcaTCTTTGAAATTCAACAGTGGCTGGCTTGCTGATAATATATGAACGTAAAAGGCATTAATCTTAATTTGAAACTTTTCTCATctttgaaataataaataaagtccgTCACCTGAGTTGAAAAATATGTCATCACTCATCATATACTCCTTGTTGTCTTCTAAAGCAGGAGTATTTTAGAATTAAATGAACTttaacaactacaatatcataaaattccaaaaatctcgGGGAATTGACAATCCACGTGATTTTTAAAATGATTTATCTTAGAAACAACGTAGAGAATTATAATTTAGTACGCCTTTCAAATGCTATTACTTCTGGCCGATAAATGTAGGCTATGGTTAATTGGTGTTAATTGTGTAAATACTCACGGACTCAAATCTATTTTCTTTCGAATTTCTTACACAATAAAGTTTATTTATTTTGGTATCCCGTAAAATTCATCTCATCAATTTGCGACGCAGGTCGAGCTAATGATTTGATCTTGCAaactaaaaaaagagaaaaagaagaagaaaactagATATGTTTTTTATAACAGTTTGGATCTTGTTTTCCGAGAACCGGTGTCCAATATCCGTGTTTTATTATAATGCTATAACAATTgaaaatataaacaaacaaaaaaaaatcgtACATTTTTTCATTCTTTCTTGCTTGTAATTGACTGGTTAATGAAGTAAATCCACTTATAAATTTATACAAAATAATCATTTTTACTTTC contains:
- the LOC104231510 gene encoding peroxisomal membrane protein PMP22-like; amino-acid sequence: MGSIAKKGLQQYLLQLQQHPLRTKAITAGVLSAISDIVAQKITGIQKLQVRRLLLKVLFGVVYLGPFGHFLHLVLDKIFKGKRDKSTVAKKVLLEQVTSSPWNNLLFMVYYGLVVERRPWIQVKSNIKREYPKVQYTAWAFWPVVGWVNHLYVPLQFRVIFHSIIACCWGIFLNLRARSMVLKKA